One genomic region from Epinephelus fuscoguttatus linkage group LG6, E.fuscoguttatus.final_Chr_v1 encodes:
- the pptc7a gene encoding protein phosphatase PTC7 homolog: protein MLSVLSYGRLVARAVIGGLSQTDSRDYSLVTASCGFGKDFRKGILKKGMCYGDDACFIARHRSADVLGVADGVGGWRDYGVDPSQFSGTLMKTCERLVKEGRFVPSNPVGVLTTSYYELLQNKVPLLGSSTACIVVLDRQSHQLHTANLGDSGFLVVRGGEVVHRSDEQQHYFNTPFQLSIAPPGAEGAVLSDSPDAADSSSFDVQLGDIILTATDGLFDNMPDYMILQELKKLKNSNYESIQQTARSIAEQAHVLAYDPNYMSPFAQFACDNGLNVRGGKPDDITVLLSIVAEYTD from the exons ATGTTGTCCGTGCTGTCGTACGGTAGACTGGTTGCCAGAGCTGTCATTGGCGGACTTTCTCAGACAGACAGCCGCGACTACAGCCTGGTGACTGCGAGCTGCGGCTTCGGCAAGGACTTTCGTAAAGGCATCCTGAAGAAAGGGATGTGCTATGGGGACGACGCGTGCTTCATCGCCCGGCACAGATCCGCTGATGTGTTAG GTGTAGCAGATGGAGTGGGTGGCTGGCGAGACTATGGAGTAGACCCATCGCAGTTTTCAGGTACACTGATGAAGACATGTGAGAGGCTGGTAAAGGAAGGACGCTTTGTCCCCAGCAACCCAGTGGGAGTCCTCACGACCAGCTACTACGAGCTGCTTCAGAACAAAGTGCCACTGCTGG GCAGCAGCACGGCCTGCATTGTGGTTTTAGACCGGCAGAGTCACCAGCTGCACACAGCCAACCTGGGAGACTCAGGCTTCCTGGTGGTCCGGGGAGGGGAGGTGGTCCACCGCTCTGACGAGCAGCAGCACTACTTCAACACGCCCTTCCAGCTGTCCATCGCTCCCCCAGGAGCCGAAGGAGCCGTCCTCAGTGACAG CCCTGACGCGGCAGATAGCTCTTCCTTCGATGTCCAGCTGGGCGACATCATCCTCACCGCCACTGATGGGCTTTTTGACAACATGCCTGACTACATGATCCTACAAGAGCTGAAGAAACTCAAG AACTCAAACTATGAGAGCATCCAGCAGACCGCCCGGAGCATCGCAGAGCAGGCCCACGTATTGGCGTATGACCCCAACTACATGTCGCCTTTTGCACAGTTTGCCTGTGACAACGGACTGAATGTAAGAG GAGGAAAGccagatgacatcacagtgcTGCTGTCCATTGTGGCAGAATACACTGACTAG